The following coding sequences lie in one Melospiza melodia melodia isolate bMelMel2 chromosome 10, bMelMel2.pri, whole genome shotgun sequence genomic window:
- the ABHD14B gene encoding putative protein-lysine deacylase ABHD14B isoform X2: MAAPRVTESTVTVQGQSLFYRRAEPAQAVPRLTVLLLHGIRFSSETWLQVGTLATLAENGYRAVAIDLPGLGRSKDAVAPAPVGQPAPAAFLKAVSEALDLGPAVVISPSLSGMYSLPCLLEHSQLFKAYVPVAPICTEKFTAQQYAQIKTPTLIVYGDQDAELGQTSLNNLKHLPEHQVLLLQGAGHACYLDKPNEWHRGLLDFLQQLK, translated from the exons ATGGCCGCCCCGCGGGTCACCGAGAGCACCGTCACGGTGCAAGGACAGAGCCTCTTCTACCGCCGAGCTGAGCCGgcccaggcagtgcccaggctgaccgtgctgctgctgcatggCATCCGCTTCTCCTCCGAAACCTGGCTGCAGGTGGGGACTCTGGCCACGCTGGCCGAGAATGGCTACCGAGCCGTGGCCATCGACCTGCCGG GGCTGGGGCGCTCGAAGGATGCTGTGGCCCCAGCACCCGTGGGCCAGCCAGCACCAGCGGCGTTCCTGAAGGCAGTTTCAGAGGCTCTGGACCTGGGTCCAGCTGTGGTGATCAGCCCATCGCTCAGTGGCATGTACTCGCTGCCCTGCCTCTTAGAGCACAGCCAGCTGTTCAAGGCCTATGTACCTGTGGCACCCATCTGCACTGAGAAATTCACGGCGCAGCAGTATGCCCAGATCAAA ACCCCCACGCTGATCGTGTACGGGGACCAggatgcagagctggggcagaccAGTCTGAACAACCTGAAGCACCTCCCTGAgcaccaggtgctgctgctgcagggtgcagGACATGCCTGCTACCTGGACAAGCCCAATGAGTGGCACCGTGGACTCCTGGACTTCCTGCAGCAGCTGAAGTGA
- the ABHD14B gene encoding putative protein-lysine deacylase ABHD14B isoform X1: MFVKGSAALATARAGLGTAGQSSGPGLQRSAWLGGVRLTAPGSPGMAAPRVTESTVTVQGQSLFYRRAEPAQAVPRLTVLLLHGIRFSSETWLQVGTLATLAENGYRAVAIDLPGLGRSKDAVAPAPVGQPAPAAFLKAVSEALDLGPAVVISPSLSGMYSLPCLLEHSQLFKAYVPVAPICTEKFTAQQYAQIKTPTLIVYGDQDAELGQTSLNNLKHLPEHQVLLLQGAGHACYLDKPNEWHRGLLDFLQQLK, translated from the exons ATGTTCGTCAAGGGCTCGGCGGCTCTCGCCACAGCTCGGGCAGGGCTCGGTACTGCAGGGCAGAGTTCGGGCCCTGGTCTGCAGCGCTCGGCCTGGCTCGGTGGAGTTCGG TTAACAGCGCCCGGGTCCCCAGGCATGGCCGCCCCGCGGGTCACCGAGAGCACCGTCACGGTGCAAGGACAGAGCCTCTTCTACCGCCGAGCTGAGCCGgcccaggcagtgcccaggctgaccgtgctgctgctgcatggCATCCGCTTCTCCTCCGAAACCTGGCTGCAGGTGGGGACTCTGGCCACGCTGGCCGAGAATGGCTACCGAGCCGTGGCCATCGACCTGCCGG GGCTGGGGCGCTCGAAGGATGCTGTGGCCCCAGCACCCGTGGGCCAGCCAGCACCAGCGGCGTTCCTGAAGGCAGTTTCAGAGGCTCTGGACCTGGGTCCAGCTGTGGTGATCAGCCCATCGCTCAGTGGCATGTACTCGCTGCCCTGCCTCTTAGAGCACAGCCAGCTGTTCAAGGCCTATGTACCTGTGGCACCCATCTGCACTGAGAAATTCACGGCGCAGCAGTATGCCCAGATCAAA ACCCCCACGCTGATCGTGTACGGGGACCAggatgcagagctggggcagaccAGTCTGAACAACCTGAAGCACCTCCCTGAgcaccaggtgctgctgctgcagggtgcagGACATGCCTGCTACCTGGACAAGCCCAATGAGTGGCACCGTGGACTCCTGGACTTCCTGCAGCAGCTGAAGTGA